In Ictalurus punctatus breed USDA103 chromosome 3, Coco_2.0, whole genome shotgun sequence, the following are encoded in one genomic region:
- the LOC108262895 gene encoding E3 ubiquitin-protein ligase TRIM62-like translates to MEVTEQALTCPICVDVFTKPICLPCGHNFCQACICIVWNLDNDSEAGPRFCPECQIFLPPDLKLEINTDLEQKVQHSSTCGHVREEATSVSSSVVMCDQCIERSSVAVKSCLNCDASLCSAHTLHHQHRERLRGHTLIELTEDMLSYKCQEHGEVQKLFCQDDQAAVCSLCVVFGTHKSHRIIQLQEACSDFKKALEEREGELLQNRHLAECALQDLQQLVSETSSSAKACRVRITETYSQMKALIVKDQQLMMDIIDMEEFYTNKWLVSKKEYLEQQIKDMDSLLIENKSLQEIDQLKLLKGKIEINSIVISGFIHAQAGNNQETIHLDPDTAHPNLEVSSNLLEVCWSKQSRQDTKDRELISAEYSILAKESFLSGSHYWETAVWEKPYWLIGLSYGTNTQAGEKNATPDCIVLNKAFCYIYHGNGQYLVWNGSEETMLAVERRIQKIGICVEIEKGTVSFYDADTSKLLHLFEVKFLGPLD, encoded by the exons ATGGAGGTTACAGAACAAGCACTAACATGTCCCATCTGTGTGGATGTCTTTACAAAACCCATATGCCTCCCCTGTGGACACAACTTCTGCCAGGCCTGCATCTGTATTGTTTGGAACTTGGATAATGATTCAGAGGCCGGGCCACGATTCTGCCCTGAATGCCAGATATTCCTTCCACCTGACCTGAAACTTGAAATCAACACAGATCTGGAGCAAAAGGTACAGCATTCCAGCACTTGTGGACATGTGAGGGAAGAGGCTACATCAGTGTCTTCATCAGTTGTCATGTGCGATCAGTGCATTGAGAGATCTTCAGTGGCTGTGAAAAGCTGTCTGAACTGTGATGCTTCGTTGTGCTCAGCTCACACTCTCCATCATCAGCACAGAGAACGGCTGAGAGGACACACACTTATTGAACTGACCGAAGATATGCTTTCCTATAAGTGTCAGGAACATGGAGAGGTACAGAAGCTGTTTTGCCAGGATGACCAGGCTGCCGTGTGCTCTCTCTGTGTGGTGTTCGGGACACATAAGAGTCACCGCATCATCCAGCTGCAAGAAGCCTGCTCAGATTTCAAG AAAGCCCTGgaggaaagagaaggagagcTGCTGCAGAACAGACACCTGGCTGAGTGTGCTTTACAGGACCTGCAGCAACTGGTTTCAGAGACATCT TCTTCTGCTAAAGCCTGCAGAGTCCGAATAACAGAAACATATAGCCAAATGAAAGCCCTGATTGTAAAAGATCAACAGCTGATGATGGATATTATAGATATGGAAGAATTTTACACCAACAAGTGGTTGGTGTCTAAGAAAGAATATTTGGAGCAGCAAATAAAAGACATGGATTCTTTATTAATTGAAAACAAATCTCTGCAAGAAATTGATCAGTTAAAACTCCTCAAG GGCAAAATTGAAATCAACAGCATTGTCATCAGTGGATTTATACACGCACAGGCTGGAAACA aCCAAGAGACAATACATTTAGATCCAGATACAGCACACCCTAATCTGGAAGTTTCCTCAAACCTGCTGGAGGTTTGCTGGAGCAAACAGAGCAGGCAGGACACCAAGGACAGAGAACTCATCAGTGCGGAGTACAGTATCTTGGCCAAGGAATCATTCCTCAGTGGCTCTCATTATTGGGAGACTGCAGTCTGGGAGAAACCGTACTGGCTAATTGGTCTGTCATATGGAACCAATACACAGGCAGGAGAGAAGAATGCAACTCCTGACTGTATCGTCTTGAACAAGGCATTCTGCTACATCTATCATGGAAATGGACAATATCTTGTATGGAATGGCTCTGAGGAAACTATGCTAGCAGTGGAAAGGAGGATTCAGAAAATTGGCATCTGTGTTGAAATTGAAAAAGGAACAGTATCTTTCTATGATGCAGACACATCAAAATTGCTCCATTTGTTTGAAGTAAAATTCCTGGGACCC CTTGACTAA
- the LOC108261389 gene encoding phenazine biosynthesis-like domain-containing protein 2 yields MEIPIYTVDAFTNLPFKGNPAAVCLLENELKVELYQKIAAEMNLSETAFITKLKPTEDFSSGARFGLRWFTPTHEINLCGHATLASAAVLFYKKENTNSVVTFETLSGELLVQQRGESLVMDFPLNKPEVQDRKKFNDILKAAVGELPIQEVCYCKTTKELLVHLHDTCDRSVLTSLNPVSESLLKSEDSGRIISLIITVKGAPTSQPGYDFYSRNFAPWVGVPEDPVTGSSHTVLAAYWSEKLGKKKMLAYQCSSRGGELELELRGDNRVDIAGRAVVLLHGILKL; encoded by the exons ATGGAGATTCCAATATATACTGTTGATGCATTTACTAATTTACCATTTAAAGGAAACCCTGCTGCAGTTTGTCTTTTAGAGAAT GAACTGAAAGTGGAGCTCTATCAGAAAATAGCAGCTGAAATGAACTTGTCTGAGACGGCATTCATCACTAAACTGAAACCAACAGAGGATTTTAGTTCAG GAGCAAGGTTTGGCTTACGCTGGTTCACCCCTACACATGAGATCAACCTTTGTGGCCATGCGACACTAGCTTCAGCAGCAGTGCTCTTTTACAAGAAAG AAAACACCAACTCTGTGGTTACCTTTGAGACTCTGAGCGGAGAGCTGCTGGTGCAGCAGCGAGGTGAATCATTAGTGATGGACTTCCCTCTCAATAAACCAGAAGTCCAG GACAGAAAGAAATTTAATGACATTCTTAAG GCTGCTGTGGGAGAATTGCCTATTCAAGAGGTGTGTTACTGTAAAACCACAAAGGAACTGCTAGTGCATTTGCATGATACATGTGACAG GTCCGTGCTTACTTCCCTGAATCCGGTGAGTGAGTCTCTGCTGAAAAGTGAAGATAGTGGAAGGATTATAAGTCTCATCATCACAGTGAAAGGAGCACCAACCTCACAGCCAGGATATGACTTTTACTCCCGTAACTTTGCACCATGGGTCGGAGTCCCTGAAGATCCAGTGACTG GCTCTTCACATACCGTCCTCGCTGCTTACTGGTCTGAGAAACTGGGAAAGAAGAAAATGTTAG CCTACCAGTGCTCCAGCCGTGGCGGCGAGCTCGAGTTGGAACTGAGAGGAGACAACAGAGTTGACATCGCTGGCCGAGCCGTGGTCCTCCTTCATGGAATCCTCAAACTCTAG
- the dna2 gene encoding DNA replication ATP-dependent helicase/nuclease DNA2, producing MSTMLKIKCKKNKMVSSGLQSDISAFFSKVQPKSPKRGTAMCTSVDVSNFMKTSVTRDTTFTLFPFTIPETPESEKKQHRPLQPFSEGPCSPVSRSPRSRGLTCKTKLLYRRSLQAENKTSPKSGDTFEAENGIGHFGSVKRLMRGSETHQKAKRPRTGQLPKNSGKESSSERDDLSKFLQIIHETADMKDEASMKGISKNIERKSGKAVKILTEKNSSISTLSGKTLGNMPSEKRNGASGSFTKLPRVTSLRNSSSEDEKENISLSTEPSRDLAEISSDIQSDLVVSYTSLVCNSDGGEKKENVFICENEMKSKQVKNLDDSEKAITTAEENFSILDDSWFNQEMEQNFEEPEYKKSKLEKKGSIPEHVILASGLHNRYWVLDVQETTGAQGYDEKHLTITSSKSSHPTETCILKDGWENTPVAVGDIVHLEGECVSGLWVIDRDFGYLVLLPDVLISGTSIANSVRCMRRAVLGEMFKSLDGGSKQMLNGTIVHDIFQKAAMSLDFSREKLEKLASEALLSPNYLGQMYSLKLTQADMQQEVEEYLPAIAEWAKVYLHSSPQARQKQLTFRLPSDGALSRQDSDCSITVTNFVDIEENIWSPRFGLKGKIDVTAGVRIHRRGRKHVDKIIPLELKTGKESNSIEHRSQVILYTLMSTERRTDAEAGFLVYLKTGNLHPVVGNHMDRRELIKLRNCLVHHLRNSLIKLKGKSQMACLPEVISDQQACKYCPQRRNCALYNRAVEKAPGACPSEDPQTFLQLESEHLNQLHLQYFSHWLLLCSLEALTMESKGGRRNIWLQSAQEREKNGGCVGNMVLAGRVTALSDGVYVHHFKRRQGEHVLITLLVGDRVVISDQDSRFIGIAAGYVTEITNTGVTCSLDKNLSKNSSDMVFRLDQDEGAGGLSTHLGNLSMLMENSPKSERLRQLIVEFKPPQFIDSLSSVLPREAKDTVANILKGLNKPQKQAMKKVLLSKDYTLIVGMPGTGKTTTICTLVRILHACGFSVLLTSYTHSAVDNILLKLKKFKVGFLRLGRAQKVHRDILPFTEEQNRTKGINTLEQLEDLYNQELVVATTCMGVKHPIFSRRRFDFCIVDEASQISQPVCLGPLFYAQRFVLVGDHQQLPPIVQNAEARALGMDESLFKRLEHHSQAVVQLNVQYRMNSMIMSLSNALMYEGRLECGSERTANAQLQLPCRTALESELCMCQPQYTAWVHAALEPQKSVCFLDTSQVPALETVEKGGVSNHTEAILVHTLVSLLLKAGCRASDIGVIAPYRQQLKAISTLLEEESFRAVEVNTVDKYQGRDKSVIIVSFVRSHTEGNLGELLKDWRRLNVAITRAKHKLLMLGSAPTLRLYAPLEKLLTHMQQENMIFQLPPAAHEALPRIKM from the exons ATGTCGACGATGCTGAAAATCAAGTGTAAGAAGAACAAGATG GTGAGCAGTGGACTGCAGTCAGACATTTCTGCATTTTTCTCCAAG GTACAACCAAAATCCCCCAAAAGAGGTACAGCCATGTGTACGAGTGTAGATGTCTCCAATTTTATGAAGACCTCTGTTACACGAGACACAACGTTCACGCTCTTCCCTTTCACCATCCCTGAGACGcctgagagtgagaaaaagcAACACCGCCCATTACAGCCCTTTTCTGAAGGTCCTTGCTCCCCTGTGTCCCGTAGTCCACGTTCCCGAGGCCTCACCTGCAAGACCAAACTATTATACAGAAGGTCACTCCAGGCAGAGAACAAGACAAGCCCAAAATCAGGGGACACATTTGAAGCAGAGAATGGTATTGGTCATTTTGGTTCAGTTAAACGGCTGATGCGTGGTTCGGAGACACACCAGAAAGCCAAGCGCCCCAGAACAGGGCAGTTACCAAAAAATTCTGGAAAAGAATCAAGCTCAGAGCGAGATGACTTGAGCAAATTTCTTCAGATTATTCATGAAACTGCTGACATGAAAGATGAGGCATCAATGAAAGGCATCTCAAAGAACATTGAGAGAAAGTCTGGCAAAGCTGTGAAAATTTTGACTGAGAAGAACAGTTCAATATCAACTCTGTCTGGTAAGACACTGGGAAATATGCCTTCAGAGAAGAGGAATGGTGCCAGTGGCTCATTCACAAAATTACCAAGAGTCACTTCTCTTAGAAACAGCTCCAGTGAAGATGAGAAGGAGAACATTTCTCTCAGTACAGAGCCAAGCAGGGACTTGGCTGAAATCTCCAGTGATATTCAGTCAGATCTTGTGGTATCCTACACTTCATTGGTGTGCAACAGTGATGGTGGTGAAAAGAAGGagaatgttttcatttgtgaaaatgagaTGAAATCAAAACAAGTTAAGAACCTTGATGACAGTGAAAAGGCCATCACAACCGCCGAGGAGAACTTCAGTATACTGGACGACAGCTGGTTTAATCAAGAAATGGAGCAAAATTTTGAAGAGCCAGAATATAAAAAGTCCAAACTTGA AAAGAAGGGAAGCATTCCTGAGCATGTTATTCTGGCCTCTGGACTACATAACCGGTACTGGGTTCTAGATGTGCAAGAAACCACTGGAGCCCAAGGCTACGATGAGAAGCATTTAACCATCACTAGCTCAAAGTCATCACACCCTACAGAGACCTGCATTCTAAAGGATGGCTG gGAGAACACTCCAGTTGCTGTAGGGGACATTGTTCATCTGGAAGGGGAGTGTGTTTCTGGTTTATGGGTGATTGATAGGGACTTTGGTTACCTGGTGCTTCTACCTGATGTGCTCATCTCAGGGACCAGCATAGCTAACAGTGTCCGCTGTATGAGACGAGCTGTACTTGGAGAGATGTTTAAG AGTTTGGATGGTGGAAGCAAGCAGATGCTGAACGGGACCATAGTTCATGACATCTTTCAAAAAGCTGCCATGTCCTTAGACTTTTCTCGTGAAAAGCTAGAGAAACTGGCCAGTGAAGCCCTGCTCAGCCCAAACTACCTTGGACAAAT GTACAGTCTGAAACTGACTCAAGCAGACATGCAACAGGAGGTGGAGGAGTATCTTCCTGCAATTGCTGAGTGGGCCAAAGTCTATCTCCACTCCTCTCCACAGGCCAGGCAGAAACAGCTGACTTTCAGACT CCCCAGTGATGGAGCGCTGAGCCGGCAGGACTCGGACTGCAGCATCACTGTCACTAATTTTGTGGACATTGAGGAGAACATCTGGTCTCCAAGGTTTGGTCTGAAGGGAAAAATTGACGTGACTGCAGGGGTAAGGATCCACCGGCGAGGCAGGAAGCATGTAGACAAGATTATACCATTGGAGCTGAAGACAGGCAAGGAATCTAACTCCATTGAGCATCGTAGCCAG GTTATCTTATATACTCTTATGAGCACTGAGAGACGGACAGACGCCGAAGCGGGTTTTCTCGTCTACTTGAAGACTGGCAATCTACACCCAGTTGTGGGCAACCACATGGACAGAAGAG AGCTGATCAAACTGAGGAACTGTCTGGTTCATCACCTTCGCAACAGTCTCATCAAGCTGAAGGGCAAAAGCCAAATGGCATGTTTACCTGAAGTCATCTCTGACCAGCAGGCCTGCAAGTACTGCCCACAGAGAAGAAACTGTGCACTTTATAACAG AGCTGTGGAGAAGGCTCCAGGTGCATGTCCTTCTGAAGATCCTCAGACTTTCCTACAGCTTGAGAGTGAACATCTGAACCAGCTTCACCTGCAGTATTTCAGTCACTGGTTGCTGCTCTGCAGCTTGGAGGCACTCACCATGGAGAGCAAGGGAGGACGTCGCAACATCTGGCTCCAGTCTGCTCAGGAGAG GGAGAAGAATGGTGGCTGTGTTGGGAACATGGTATTGGCAGGCAGGGTGACTGCTCTCtctgatggtgtttatgtgcacCACTTTAAGCGCAGGCAAGGAGAGCATGTACTCATCACACTGCTGGTCGGGGACAGGGTGGTGATCAGTGACCAGGACTCCAGGTTCATCGGTATAGCTGCTGGATACGTCACCGAGATCACAAACACAGGAGTGACATGTTCTTTGGATAA aaaTCTCTCTAAGAATTCTTCAGATATGGTATTCCGTCTGGATCAAGATGAAGGCGCTGGAGGCTTGAGCACTCATCTTGGAAACCTCTCCATGCTGATGGAGAACTCGCCAAAGAG TGAAAGGCTGAGGCAGCTCATTGTGGAGTTTAAGCCTCCTCAGTTCATCGATAGCCTCAGCAGTGTGCTGCCCCGAGAGGCCAAGGACACTGTAGCCAACATTCTGAAAG GGCTCAACAAACCTCAAAAGCAGGCCATGAAAAAGGTACTGTTGTCCAAAGACTACACGCTTATTGTTGGAATGCCTGGTACTGGGAAAACTACCACCATTTGTACTCTG GTGCGTATTCTGCACGCCTGTGGCTTCAGTGTGCTCCTGACCAGCTACACGCATTCAGCAGTAGACAACATTTTGCTGAAGCTGAAGAAGTTTAAGGTAGGCTTCTTGCGCCTGGGCCGAGCTCAGAAAGTGCACCGTGACATCCTGCCCTTCACCGAGGAGCAGAATCGGACCAAGGGAATCAACACCCTTGAGCAGCTGGAGGATCTCTATAACCAAGAG CTTGTTGTAGCCACTACATGTATGGGTGTGAAGCACCCAATCTTCAGCCGACGGCGCTTTGATTTCTGCATTGTGGATGAGGCGTCTCAGATCAGCCAGCCTGTGTGCTTAGGACCACTCTTCTATGCCCAGCGGTTTGTTCTTGTAGGGGATCACCAGCAGCTGCCCCCCATTGTCCAAAATGCTGAGGCCAG GGCTTTGGGCATGGATGAGAGCTTGTTCAAGCGCCTTGAGCACCACAGTCAGGCTGTAGTTCAGCTAAATGTGCAGTACAGGATGAACAG CATGATTATGTCCCTGAGCAATGCCCTGATGTACGAGGGCAGGCTGGAGTGTGGCTCGGAGCGGACTGCCAACGCTCAGCTACAGCTGCCCTGCAGGACCGCACTAGAGAGTGAGCTGTGTATGTGTCAGCCTCAGTACACTGCCTGGGTCCACGCTGCGCTCGAGCCTCAAAAATCTGTTTGCTTTTTGGACACGTCACAG GTTCCAGCCCTAGAGACTGTGGAGAAAGGTGGAGTCAGTAATCACACAGAGGCCATCTTGGTGCACACGCTTGTTAGCCTGCTGCTTAAG GCCGGATGCAGGGCAAGTGACATCGGGGTCATAGCTCCGTACCGGCAGCAGCTCAAAGCTATCTCCACTCTCTTGGAAGAAGAATCCTTCAGAGCTGTGGAGGTGAACACAGTGGACAAGTATCAGGGCCGGGACAAGAGCGTCATCATCGTGTCCTTTGTGAGGAGCCATACAGAGGGCAAC cTGGGAGAGCTGCTGAAAGACTGGAGAAGGCTGAATGTGGCCATCACCAGAGCCAAACATAAGCTACTGATGCTGGGATCGGCTCCTACGCTGCGTCTCTATGCTCCACTGGAGAAACTTCTCACTCAcatgcagcaggagaacatgAT CTTCCAGCTGCCACCTGCTGCTCATGAGGCACTACCTCGCATCAAAATGTGA